The following are encoded in a window of Narcine bancroftii isolate sNarBan1 chromosome 2, sNarBan1.hap1, whole genome shotgun sequence genomic DNA:
- the ythdf3 gene encoding YTH domain-containing family protein 3 isoform X5, with the protein MHQKDTVNDDDFEPYLTSQANQSNSYPPMSDPYMPSYYAPSIGFPYSLGEAPWSTGGDPPMPYLTTYGQMSNGEHHFIPDGVFNQPGALGSTPPFLNQHGFNFFPGNADFSTWGASGSQGQSTQSSAYNNSYGYPPSSLGRAIADGQAGFGSDSLSKVPGINSIEQGMTGLKIGGDMTTAVTKTVGSALSNTGMCSSIVANSIPATTTSTPKPTSWAAIARKPAKPQPKLKPKTNMGLGGSAVPPPPIKHNMNIGTWEDKGNVPKAPPTQQVLPPQVVIQQHQLPQQPITIQTQPAHQQPQHIGPQQPQVQQQLQNRWVAPRNRGAGFNQNSGTNSESFVLAMASLSTSPPGGEVHPVLEKLKGIHNYNPKDFDWSLKTGRVFIIKSYSEDDIHRSIKYSIWCSTEHGNKRLDAAFRSLNSKGPLYLLFSVNGSGHFCGVAEMKSAVDYNAYAGVWSQDKWKGKFEVKWIFVKDVPNNQLRHIRLENNDNKPVTNSRDTQEVPLEKAKQVLKIIATYKHTTSIFDDFAHYEKRQEEEEAIRRWRDKLENTWISVISF; encoded by the exons AGCAACAGCTACCCACCAATGTCAGACCCATACATGCCCAGTTACTATGCTCCTTCCATTGGATTTCCCTATTCACTCGGTGAAGCTCCCTGGTCAACAGGGGGAGATCCTCCAATGCCATACTTAACAACATATGGACAGATGAGCAATGGTGAGCATCACTTTATACCGGATGGTGTATTTAATCAACCAGGGGCCTTGGGCAGCACCCCACCATTCttgaatcaacatggatttaACTTTTTTCCTGGGAATGCAGACTTTTCCACTTGGGGAGCAAGTGGATCTCAAGGACAGTCAACACAAAGTTCTGCATATAATAACAGTTATGGATACCCACCCAGTTCTCTTGGAAGAGCCATAGCTGATGGACAAGCTGGATTTGGAAGTGACTCTTTGAGTAAAGTGCCTGGCATTAATAGCATTGAGCAAGGCATGACTGGACTAAAGATTGGAGGAGATATGACAACAGCTGTCACTAAAACTGTAGGTTCAGCTCTTAGTAATACAGGTATGTGCAGTAGTATTGTTGCTAATAGCATTCCAGCAACTACAACTTCAACACCTAAACCAACATCATGGGCTGCTATTGCTAGGAAACCTGCAAAGCCTCAACCCAAGCTAAAGCCTAAGACTAACATGGGATTGGGTGGATCTGCAGTGCCACCTCCACCTATAAAACACAACATGAATATTGGAACTTGGGAAGACAAAGGTAATGTGCCCAAAGCCCCACCCACACAGCAAGTTCTGCCTCCTCAGGTTGTAATCCAGCAACATCAGCTTCCACAGCAACCAATTACTATTCAGACCCAACCAGCACATCAACAACCACAGCACATCGGGCCTCAACAACCTCAGGTTCAGCAGCAGTTACAAAACCGCTGGGTGGCTCCTCGCAATCGGGGAGCTGGCTTCAATCAGAACAGTGGTACCAATAGTGAAAGTTTTGTGTTGGCAATGGCCTCTTTAAGCACTTCACCACCTGGAGGAGAAGTGCATCCAGTATTGGAAAAGCTAAAAGGCATACACAACTACAACCCCAAAGATTTTGACTGGAGTCTGAAGACTGGTCGAGTATTTATAATTAAAAGCTACTCTGAGGATGATATCCATCGTTCCATCAAATATTCTATTTGGTGCAGTACTGAGCATGGTAATAAACGTTTGGATGCTGCTTTTCGCTCTTTGAACAGTAAAGGGCCACTCTATTTACTGTTTAGTGTAAATGGAAGTGGACATTTTTGTGGAGTGGCTGAAATGAAGTCAGCTGTGGACTATAACGCTTATGCTGGAGTGTGGTCACAGGATAAATGGAAGGGCAAGTTTGAAGTGAAGTGGATCTTTGTAAAAGATGTACCCAATAACCAGCTGCGACATATCCGTTTGGAAAACAATGATAACAAGCCAGTTACCAACTCAAGGGACACACAGGAGGTGCCCCTAGAAAAAGCCAAGCAAGTGCTTAAAATAATTGCTACTTACAAGCATACCACTTCAATCTTTGATGATTTTGCACATTATGAAAAACGTCAAGAAGAGGAGGAAGCCATACGTAGG TGGAGAGACAAGCTGGAAAATACATGG ATCTCTGTGATTTCATTTTAA
- the ythdf3 gene encoding YTH domain-containing family protein 3 isoform X2, with product MKNVCDQRGAVQNGSMHQKDTVNDDDFEPYLTSQANQSNSYPPMSDPYMPSYYAPSIGFPYSLGEAPWSTGGDPPMPYLTTYGQMSNGEHHFIPDGVFNQPGALGSTPPFLNQHGFNFFPGNADFSTWGASGSQGQSTQSSAYNNSYGYPPSSLGRAIADGQAGFGSDSLSKVPGINSIEQGMTGLKIGGDMTTAVTKTVGSALSNTGMCSSIVANSIPATTTSTPKPTSWAAIARKPAKPQPKLKPKTNMGLGGSAVPPPPIKHNMNIGTWEDKGNVPKAPPTQQVLPPQVVIQQHQLPQQPITIQTQPAHQQPQHIGPQQPQVQQQLQNRWVAPRNRGAGFNQNSGTNSESFVLAMASLSTSPPGGEVHPVLEKLKGIHNYNPKDFDWSLKTGRVFIIKSYSEDDIHRSIKYSIWCSTEHGNKRLDAAFRSLNSKGPLYLLFSVNGSGHFCGVAEMKSAVDYNAYAGVWSQDKWKGKFEVKWIFVKDVPNNQLRHIRLENNDNKPVTNSRDTQEVPLEKAKQVLKIIATYKHTTSIFDDFAHYEKRQEEEEAIRRWRDKLENTWISVISF from the exons AGCAACAGCTACCCACCAATGTCAGACCCATACATGCCCAGTTACTATGCTCCTTCCATTGGATTTCCCTATTCACTCGGTGAAGCTCCCTGGTCAACAGGGGGAGATCCTCCAATGCCATACTTAACAACATATGGACAGATGAGCAATGGTGAGCATCACTTTATACCGGATGGTGTATTTAATCAACCAGGGGCCTTGGGCAGCACCCCACCATTCttgaatcaacatggatttaACTTTTTTCCTGGGAATGCAGACTTTTCCACTTGGGGAGCAAGTGGATCTCAAGGACAGTCAACACAAAGTTCTGCATATAATAACAGTTATGGATACCCACCCAGTTCTCTTGGAAGAGCCATAGCTGATGGACAAGCTGGATTTGGAAGTGACTCTTTGAGTAAAGTGCCTGGCATTAATAGCATTGAGCAAGGCATGACTGGACTAAAGATTGGAGGAGATATGACAACAGCTGTCACTAAAACTGTAGGTTCAGCTCTTAGTAATACAGGTATGTGCAGTAGTATTGTTGCTAATAGCATTCCAGCAACTACAACTTCAACACCTAAACCAACATCATGGGCTGCTATTGCTAGGAAACCTGCAAAGCCTCAACCCAAGCTAAAGCCTAAGACTAACATGGGATTGGGTGGATCTGCAGTGCCACCTCCACCTATAAAACACAACATGAATATTGGAACTTGGGAAGACAAAGGTAATGTGCCCAAAGCCCCACCCACACAGCAAGTTCTGCCTCCTCAGGTTGTAATCCAGCAACATCAGCTTCCACAGCAACCAATTACTATTCAGACCCAACCAGCACATCAACAACCACAGCACATCGGGCCTCAACAACCTCAGGTTCAGCAGCAGTTACAAAACCGCTGGGTGGCTCCTCGCAATCGGGGAGCTGGCTTCAATCAGAACAGTGGTACCAATAGTGAAAGTTTTGTGTTGGCAATGGCCTCTTTAAGCACTTCACCACCTGGAGGAGAAGTGCATCCAGTATTGGAAAAGCTAAAAGGCATACACAACTACAACCCCAAAGATTTTGACTGGAGTCTGAAGACTGGTCGAGTATTTATAATTAAAAGCTACTCTGAGGATGATATCCATCGTTCCATCAAATATTCTATTTGGTGCAGTACTGAGCATGGTAATAAACGTTTGGATGCTGCTTTTCGCTCTTTGAACAGTAAAGGGCCACTCTATTTACTGTTTAGTGTAAATGGAAGTGGACATTTTTGTGGAGTGGCTGAAATGAAGTCAGCTGTGGACTATAACGCTTATGCTGGAGTGTGGTCACAGGATAAATGGAAGGGCAAGTTTGAAGTGAAGTGGATCTTTGTAAAAGATGTACCCAATAACCAGCTGCGACATATCCGTTTGGAAAACAATGATAACAAGCCAGTTACCAACTCAAGGGACACACAGGAGGTGCCCCTAGAAAAAGCCAAGCAAGTGCTTAAAATAATTGCTACTTACAAGCATACCACTTCAATCTTTGATGATTTTGCACATTATGAAAAACGTCAAGAAGAGGAGGAAGCCATACGTAGG TGGAGAGACAAGCTGGAAAATACATGG ATCTCTGTGATTTCATTTTAA
- the ythdf3 gene encoding YTH domain-containing family protein 3 isoform X6 encodes MSDPYMPSYYAPSIGFPYSLGEAPWSTGGDPPMPYLTTYGQMSNGEHHFIPDGVFNQPGALGSTPPFLNQHGFNFFPGNADFSTWGASGSQGQSTQSSAYNNSYGYPPSSLGRAIADGQAGFGSDSLSKVPGINSIEQGMTGLKIGGDMTTAVTKTVGSALSNTGMCSSIVANSIPATTTSTPKPTSWAAIARKPAKPQPKLKPKTNMGLGGSAVPPPPIKHNMNIGTWEDKGNVPKAPPTQQVLPPQVVIQQHQLPQQPITIQTQPAHQQPQHIGPQQPQVQQQLQNRWVAPRNRGAGFNQNSGTNSESFVLAMASLSTSPPGGEVHPVLEKLKGIHNYNPKDFDWSLKTGRVFIIKSYSEDDIHRSIKYSIWCSTEHGNKRLDAAFRSLNSKGPLYLLFSVNGSGHFCGVAEMKSAVDYNAYAGVWSQDKWKGKFEVKWIFVKDVPNNQLRHIRLENNDNKPVTNSRDTQEVPLEKAKQVLKIIATYKHTTSIFDDFAHYEKRQEEEEAIRRWRDKLENTWISVISF; translated from the exons ATGTCAGACCCATACATGCCCAGTTACTATGCTCCTTCCATTGGATTTCCCTATTCACTCGGTGAAGCTCCCTGGTCAACAGGGGGAGATCCTCCAATGCCATACTTAACAACATATGGACAGATGAGCAATGGTGAGCATCACTTTATACCGGATGGTGTATTTAATCAACCAGGGGCCTTGGGCAGCACCCCACCATTCttgaatcaacatggatttaACTTTTTTCCTGGGAATGCAGACTTTTCCACTTGGGGAGCAAGTGGATCTCAAGGACAGTCAACACAAAGTTCTGCATATAATAACAGTTATGGATACCCACCCAGTTCTCTTGGAAGAGCCATAGCTGATGGACAAGCTGGATTTGGAAGTGACTCTTTGAGTAAAGTGCCTGGCATTAATAGCATTGAGCAAGGCATGACTGGACTAAAGATTGGAGGAGATATGACAACAGCTGTCACTAAAACTGTAGGTTCAGCTCTTAGTAATACAGGTATGTGCAGTAGTATTGTTGCTAATAGCATTCCAGCAACTACAACTTCAACACCTAAACCAACATCATGGGCTGCTATTGCTAGGAAACCTGCAAAGCCTCAACCCAAGCTAAAGCCTAAGACTAACATGGGATTGGGTGGATCTGCAGTGCCACCTCCACCTATAAAACACAACATGAATATTGGAACTTGGGAAGACAAAGGTAATGTGCCCAAAGCCCCACCCACACAGCAAGTTCTGCCTCCTCAGGTTGTAATCCAGCAACATCAGCTTCCACAGCAACCAATTACTATTCAGACCCAACCAGCACATCAACAACCACAGCACATCGGGCCTCAACAACCTCAGGTTCAGCAGCAGTTACAAAACCGCTGGGTGGCTCCTCGCAATCGGGGAGCTGGCTTCAATCAGAACAGTGGTACCAATAGTGAAAGTTTTGTGTTGGCAATGGCCTCTTTAAGCACTTCACCACCTGGAGGAGAAGTGCATCCAGTATTGGAAAAGCTAAAAGGCATACACAACTACAACCCCAAAGATTTTGACTGGAGTCTGAAGACTGGTCGAGTATTTATAATTAAAAGCTACTCTGAGGATGATATCCATCGTTCCATCAAATATTCTATTTGGTGCAGTACTGAGCATGGTAATAAACGTTTGGATGCTGCTTTTCGCTCTTTGAACAGTAAAGGGCCACTCTATTTACTGTTTAGTGTAAATGGAAGTGGACATTTTTGTGGAGTGGCTGAAATGAAGTCAGCTGTGGACTATAACGCTTATGCTGGAGTGTGGTCACAGGATAAATGGAAGGGCAAGTTTGAAGTGAAGTGGATCTTTGTAAAAGATGTACCCAATAACCAGCTGCGACATATCCGTTTGGAAAACAATGATAACAAGCCAGTTACCAACTCAAGGGACACACAGGAGGTGCCCCTAGAAAAAGCCAAGCAAGTGCTTAAAATAATTGCTACTTACAAGCATACCACTTCAATCTTTGATGATTTTGCACATTATGAAAAACGTCAAGAAGAGGAGGAAGCCATACGTAGG TGGAGAGACAAGCTGGAAAATACATGG ATCTCTGTGATTTCATTTTAA
- the ythdf3 gene encoding YTH domain-containing family protein 3 isoform X3: protein MSATSVEQRPKGQGSKVQNGSMHQKDTVNDDDFEPYLTSQANQSNSYPPMSDPYMPSYYAPSIGFPYSLGEAPWSTGGDPPMPYLTTYGQMSNGEHHFIPDGVFNQPGALGSTPPFLNQHGFNFFPGNADFSTWGASGSQGQSTQSSAYNNSYGYPPSSLGRAIADGQAGFGSDSLSKVPGINSIEQGMTGLKIGGDMTTAVTKTVGSALSNTGMCSSIVANSIPATTTSTPKPTSWAAIARKPAKPQPKLKPKTNMGLGGSAVPPPPIKHNMNIGTWEDKGNVPKAPPTQQVLPPQVVIQQHQLPQQPITIQTQPAHQQPQHIGPQQPQVQQQLQNRWVAPRNRGAGFNQNSGTNSESFVLAMASLSTSPPGGEVHPVLEKLKGIHNYNPKDFDWSLKTGRVFIIKSYSEDDIHRSIKYSIWCSTEHGNKRLDAAFRSLNSKGPLYLLFSVNGSGHFCGVAEMKSAVDYNAYAGVWSQDKWKGKFEVKWIFVKDVPNNQLRHIRLENNDNKPVTNSRDTQEVPLEKAKQVLKIIATYKHTTSIFDDFAHYEKRQEEEEAIRRERNRSK from the exons AGCAACAGCTACCCACCAATGTCAGACCCATACATGCCCAGTTACTATGCTCCTTCCATTGGATTTCCCTATTCACTCGGTGAAGCTCCCTGGTCAACAGGGGGAGATCCTCCAATGCCATACTTAACAACATATGGACAGATGAGCAATGGTGAGCATCACTTTATACCGGATGGTGTATTTAATCAACCAGGGGCCTTGGGCAGCACCCCACCATTCttgaatcaacatggatttaACTTTTTTCCTGGGAATGCAGACTTTTCCACTTGGGGAGCAAGTGGATCTCAAGGACAGTCAACACAAAGTTCTGCATATAATAACAGTTATGGATACCCACCCAGTTCTCTTGGAAGAGCCATAGCTGATGGACAAGCTGGATTTGGAAGTGACTCTTTGAGTAAAGTGCCTGGCATTAATAGCATTGAGCAAGGCATGACTGGACTAAAGATTGGAGGAGATATGACAACAGCTGTCACTAAAACTGTAGGTTCAGCTCTTAGTAATACAGGTATGTGCAGTAGTATTGTTGCTAATAGCATTCCAGCAACTACAACTTCAACACCTAAACCAACATCATGGGCTGCTATTGCTAGGAAACCTGCAAAGCCTCAACCCAAGCTAAAGCCTAAGACTAACATGGGATTGGGTGGATCTGCAGTGCCACCTCCACCTATAAAACACAACATGAATATTGGAACTTGGGAAGACAAAGGTAATGTGCCCAAAGCCCCACCCACACAGCAAGTTCTGCCTCCTCAGGTTGTAATCCAGCAACATCAGCTTCCACAGCAACCAATTACTATTCAGACCCAACCAGCACATCAACAACCACAGCACATCGGGCCTCAACAACCTCAGGTTCAGCAGCAGTTACAAAACCGCTGGGTGGCTCCTCGCAATCGGGGAGCTGGCTTCAATCAGAACAGTGGTACCAATAGTGAAAGTTTTGTGTTGGCAATGGCCTCTTTAAGCACTTCACCACCTGGAGGAGAAGTGCATCCAGTATTGGAAAAGCTAAAAGGCATACACAACTACAACCCCAAAGATTTTGACTGGAGTCTGAAGACTGGTCGAGTATTTATAATTAAAAGCTACTCTGAGGATGATATCCATCGTTCCATCAAATATTCTATTTGGTGCAGTACTGAGCATGGTAATAAACGTTTGGATGCTGCTTTTCGCTCTTTGAACAGTAAAGGGCCACTCTATTTACTGTTTAGTGTAAATGGAAGTGGACATTTTTGTGGAGTGGCTGAAATGAAGTCAGCTGTGGACTATAACGCTTATGCTGGAGTGTGGTCACAGGATAAATGGAAGGGCAAGTTTGAAGTGAAGTGGATCTTTGTAAAAGATGTACCCAATAACCAGCTGCGACATATCCGTTTGGAAAACAATGATAACAAGCCAGTTACCAACTCAAGGGACACACAGGAGGTGCCCCTAGAAAAAGCCAAGCAAGTGCTTAAAATAATTGCTACTTACAAGCATACCACTTCAATCTTTGATGATTTTGCACATTATGAAAAACGTCAAGAAGAGGAGGAAGCCATACGTAGG GAGCGGAACAGGAGCAAGTAG
- the ythdf3 gene encoding YTH domain-containing family protein 3 isoform X4, which translates to MSATSVEQRPKGQGSKVQNGSMHQKDTVNDDDFEPYLTSQANQSNSYPPMSDPYMPSYYAPSIGFPYSLGEAPWSTGGDPPMPYLTTYGQMSNGEHHFIPDGVFNQPGALGSTPPFLNQHGFNFFPGNADFSTWGASGSQGQSTQSSAYNNSYGYPPSSLGRAIADGQAGFGSDSLSKVPGINSIEQGMTGLKIGGDMTTAVTKTVGSALSNTGMCSSIVANSIPATTTSTPKPTSWAAIARKPAKPQPKLKPKTNMGLGGSAVPPPPIKHNMNIGTWEDKGNVPKAPPTQQVLPPQVVIQQHQLPQQPITIQTQPAHQQPQHIGPQQPQVQQQLQNRWVAPRNRGAGFNQNSGTNSESFVLAMASLSTSPPGGEVHPVLEKLKGIHNYNPKDFDWSLKTGRVFIIKSYSEDDIHRSIKYSIWCSTEHGNKRLDAAFRSLNSKGPLYLLFSVNGSGHFCGVAEMKSAVDYNAYAGVWSQDKWKGKFEVKWIFVKDVPNNQLRHIRLENNDNKPVTNSRDTQEVPLEKAKQVLKIIATYKHTTSIFDDFAHYEKRQEEEEAIRRISVISF; encoded by the exons AGCAACAGCTACCCACCAATGTCAGACCCATACATGCCCAGTTACTATGCTCCTTCCATTGGATTTCCCTATTCACTCGGTGAAGCTCCCTGGTCAACAGGGGGAGATCCTCCAATGCCATACTTAACAACATATGGACAGATGAGCAATGGTGAGCATCACTTTATACCGGATGGTGTATTTAATCAACCAGGGGCCTTGGGCAGCACCCCACCATTCttgaatcaacatggatttaACTTTTTTCCTGGGAATGCAGACTTTTCCACTTGGGGAGCAAGTGGATCTCAAGGACAGTCAACACAAAGTTCTGCATATAATAACAGTTATGGATACCCACCCAGTTCTCTTGGAAGAGCCATAGCTGATGGACAAGCTGGATTTGGAAGTGACTCTTTGAGTAAAGTGCCTGGCATTAATAGCATTGAGCAAGGCATGACTGGACTAAAGATTGGAGGAGATATGACAACAGCTGTCACTAAAACTGTAGGTTCAGCTCTTAGTAATACAGGTATGTGCAGTAGTATTGTTGCTAATAGCATTCCAGCAACTACAACTTCAACACCTAAACCAACATCATGGGCTGCTATTGCTAGGAAACCTGCAAAGCCTCAACCCAAGCTAAAGCCTAAGACTAACATGGGATTGGGTGGATCTGCAGTGCCACCTCCACCTATAAAACACAACATGAATATTGGAACTTGGGAAGACAAAGGTAATGTGCCCAAAGCCCCACCCACACAGCAAGTTCTGCCTCCTCAGGTTGTAATCCAGCAACATCAGCTTCCACAGCAACCAATTACTATTCAGACCCAACCAGCACATCAACAACCACAGCACATCGGGCCTCAACAACCTCAGGTTCAGCAGCAGTTACAAAACCGCTGGGTGGCTCCTCGCAATCGGGGAGCTGGCTTCAATCAGAACAGTGGTACCAATAGTGAAAGTTTTGTGTTGGCAATGGCCTCTTTAAGCACTTCACCACCTGGAGGAGAAGTGCATCCAGTATTGGAAAAGCTAAAAGGCATACACAACTACAACCCCAAAGATTTTGACTGGAGTCTGAAGACTGGTCGAGTATTTATAATTAAAAGCTACTCTGAGGATGATATCCATCGTTCCATCAAATATTCTATTTGGTGCAGTACTGAGCATGGTAATAAACGTTTGGATGCTGCTTTTCGCTCTTTGAACAGTAAAGGGCCACTCTATTTACTGTTTAGTGTAAATGGAAGTGGACATTTTTGTGGAGTGGCTGAAATGAAGTCAGCTGTGGACTATAACGCTTATGCTGGAGTGTGGTCACAGGATAAATGGAAGGGCAAGTTTGAAGTGAAGTGGATCTTTGTAAAAGATGTACCCAATAACCAGCTGCGACATATCCGTTTGGAAAACAATGATAACAAGCCAGTTACCAACTCAAGGGACACACAGGAGGTGCCCCTAGAAAAAGCCAAGCAAGTGCTTAAAATAATTGCTACTTACAAGCATACCACTTCAATCTTTGATGATTTTGCACATTATGAAAAACGTCAAGAAGAGGAGGAAGCCATACGTAGG ATCTCTGTGATTTCATTTTAA
- the ythdf3 gene encoding YTH domain-containing family protein 3 isoform X1 → MSATSVEQRPKGQGSKVQNGSMHQKDTVNDDDFEPYLTSQANQSNSYPPMSDPYMPSYYAPSIGFPYSLGEAPWSTGGDPPMPYLTTYGQMSNGEHHFIPDGVFNQPGALGSTPPFLNQHGFNFFPGNADFSTWGASGSQGQSTQSSAYNNSYGYPPSSLGRAIADGQAGFGSDSLSKVPGINSIEQGMTGLKIGGDMTTAVTKTVGSALSNTGMCSSIVANSIPATTTSTPKPTSWAAIARKPAKPQPKLKPKTNMGLGGSAVPPPPIKHNMNIGTWEDKGNVPKAPPTQQVLPPQVVIQQHQLPQQPITIQTQPAHQQPQHIGPQQPQVQQQLQNRWVAPRNRGAGFNQNSGTNSESFVLAMASLSTSPPGGEVHPVLEKLKGIHNYNPKDFDWSLKTGRVFIIKSYSEDDIHRSIKYSIWCSTEHGNKRLDAAFRSLNSKGPLYLLFSVNGSGHFCGVAEMKSAVDYNAYAGVWSQDKWKGKFEVKWIFVKDVPNNQLRHIRLENNDNKPVTNSRDTQEVPLEKAKQVLKIIATYKHTTSIFDDFAHYEKRQEEEEAIRRWRDKLENTWISVISF, encoded by the exons AGCAACAGCTACCCACCAATGTCAGACCCATACATGCCCAGTTACTATGCTCCTTCCATTGGATTTCCCTATTCACTCGGTGAAGCTCCCTGGTCAACAGGGGGAGATCCTCCAATGCCATACTTAACAACATATGGACAGATGAGCAATGGTGAGCATCACTTTATACCGGATGGTGTATTTAATCAACCAGGGGCCTTGGGCAGCACCCCACCATTCttgaatcaacatggatttaACTTTTTTCCTGGGAATGCAGACTTTTCCACTTGGGGAGCAAGTGGATCTCAAGGACAGTCAACACAAAGTTCTGCATATAATAACAGTTATGGATACCCACCCAGTTCTCTTGGAAGAGCCATAGCTGATGGACAAGCTGGATTTGGAAGTGACTCTTTGAGTAAAGTGCCTGGCATTAATAGCATTGAGCAAGGCATGACTGGACTAAAGATTGGAGGAGATATGACAACAGCTGTCACTAAAACTGTAGGTTCAGCTCTTAGTAATACAGGTATGTGCAGTAGTATTGTTGCTAATAGCATTCCAGCAACTACAACTTCAACACCTAAACCAACATCATGGGCTGCTATTGCTAGGAAACCTGCAAAGCCTCAACCCAAGCTAAAGCCTAAGACTAACATGGGATTGGGTGGATCTGCAGTGCCACCTCCACCTATAAAACACAACATGAATATTGGAACTTGGGAAGACAAAGGTAATGTGCCCAAAGCCCCACCCACACAGCAAGTTCTGCCTCCTCAGGTTGTAATCCAGCAACATCAGCTTCCACAGCAACCAATTACTATTCAGACCCAACCAGCACATCAACAACCACAGCACATCGGGCCTCAACAACCTCAGGTTCAGCAGCAGTTACAAAACCGCTGGGTGGCTCCTCGCAATCGGGGAGCTGGCTTCAATCAGAACAGTGGTACCAATAGTGAAAGTTTTGTGTTGGCAATGGCCTCTTTAAGCACTTCACCACCTGGAGGAGAAGTGCATCCAGTATTGGAAAAGCTAAAAGGCATACACAACTACAACCCCAAAGATTTTGACTGGAGTCTGAAGACTGGTCGAGTATTTATAATTAAAAGCTACTCTGAGGATGATATCCATCGTTCCATCAAATATTCTATTTGGTGCAGTACTGAGCATGGTAATAAACGTTTGGATGCTGCTTTTCGCTCTTTGAACAGTAAAGGGCCACTCTATTTACTGTTTAGTGTAAATGGAAGTGGACATTTTTGTGGAGTGGCTGAAATGAAGTCAGCTGTGGACTATAACGCTTATGCTGGAGTGTGGTCACAGGATAAATGGAAGGGCAAGTTTGAAGTGAAGTGGATCTTTGTAAAAGATGTACCCAATAACCAGCTGCGACATATCCGTTTGGAAAACAATGATAACAAGCCAGTTACCAACTCAAGGGACACACAGGAGGTGCCCCTAGAAAAAGCCAAGCAAGTGCTTAAAATAATTGCTACTTACAAGCATACCACTTCAATCTTTGATGATTTTGCACATTATGAAAAACGTCAAGAAGAGGAGGAAGCCATACGTAGG TGGAGAGACAAGCTGGAAAATACATGG ATCTCTGTGATTTCATTTTAA